A segment of the Caretta caretta isolate rCarCar2 chromosome 13, rCarCar1.hap1, whole genome shotgun sequence genome:
ctggacagtctctacgtaaaagaataaatggatacaaatcagatagtcaagaattataacattcataaaccagtcggagaacacttcaatctctctggtcacgcaattacagacatgaaagttgcgatattacaacaaaaaaacttcaaatccagactccagcgagaaactgctgaattggaattcatttgcaaattggatacaattaacttaggcttgaatagagactgggagtggctaagtcattatgcaaggtaacctattttcccttgttttttcctccccccccctcctcagacgttcctgttaaatcctggatttgtgctggaaatggcccaacttgattatcatacacattgtaaggagagtggtcactttagataagctattaccagcaggagagtggggtggggggaggtattttttcatgttttgtgtgtataaaaagatcttctacactttccacagtatgcatccgatgaagtgagctgtagctcacgaaagcttatgctcaaataaattggttagtctctaaggtgccacaagtcctccttttctttttgcgaatacagactaacacggctgttactctgaaacatatcgcTCTATCTTATCCTTCACAACATGCAACAACAGCACCGTCACTAAGCTGGCCCACTGCTTGGTTGGGGTCAGCTCATCCAAGAAGAACTGATTGAAACTGAAACCTAGCAAGACAGCAGTCATATTGGTTAGCAGGCACGGTTATCAGGGGGAAGTAATTTGGAGTTTGCAGCCCCCATTCATCCTCTTCTGGTTGAAGATACATGCCCCAGTCAAGTCAAGTCAGTCTGTAGTTTAGGAGTTAGGATTCCTTGTTGATGTTAAGCTCTCACAGGGCAGCGTCTCCAGGTCAGTTTCTGCTGTCTCTGATGGGCTAGGAGACTCCATGCCATCTTGACAGATGAGGTCCTTGTCTGAGCAATACTTCAGTGTGACAAAGTGgatattttctgtaatatttttatgattctggtgtgtgcctcaatttcccctgtATGCTGCATTGTTACCAAGTAAGGGGAAAAggactgtttgctctcagggcaggctaaaaaaACATAAATATGAGTGTCACCTCGCTGTCTGGGCCTCAGTCCCCATACCAATGGAGTACCTAAGAAGACAATGGAAAATCCAATCACCAAGTCATAGACACCTAGCCACCAGTGATGCAGAGGGATATAGATTTCTCCACCTCTCATGAGGAAAGCTGAGCACAATCCCCCAGCTCGAgaactgttaaggaaaagttaacacatgtgactccattttgggttgGGGctcaccattgtctaaaagcaagcacatcatgcaccaggaggagtgttccttagacacTGTATCCCTgtaaaaatcctcctccttgtctccagcctgccttgactcccagtatctgttttttgtcagtctctaactccctatctcctggccagaacaaaggactggagggggtgaggtgggggaagaAGAGCTGGCTGCTAGAAGCAGCCCGGGCTCTTACCTGGCATCTGACCAAGGAGGTCAgactgagagacagacagagcttGAGCAACGGGCTTCAGTCGTGTCACTTACTGCACTTCTGGAAgttgctcagataccacagggatgggtgcagtataagaacctgaatagaacagaatcAGGTACCATATGTACAACTACCTAGGGACTATCCAAGGTAAGGGGCAATGCTCATATCCTGTGGACAGGTTGCTGCAGCATGAAGAAAGTGCATAGGGTGGATTGGCAGCAGCCATATGTGACTGAGGCATATTTGGGTCTCTGACTCTcctgttttctctcccttttcagGGATCCCTGGCACAGCTTCTCCTCTCCATGGTGATGACCCAGGGAAGCACATATCAGAAGAAGACAAGCTGAAGGAAAAACTTGTGTTGGGGGCAACAAAACCGGTGTCTGGACCAGAACCTGAGTCAACTGGAAAACCGGTGTCTGTTTTAAAACCTGGATCTGATGAAAAACCTGTGTCTGGTGGAGAAGATGATGAGGATGACTTGGACGGGGGAGATGGCGACCCTGACCTGAGTGAGGATGACTTGGACGGGGGAGATGGCGACCCTGACCTGAGTGAGGATGACTCGGATGGGGGAGATGGTGACGCTGACCTGAGCGAGGATGATTTGGACGGGGGAGTTGGCGACGCTGACCTGAGCGAGGATGACTCGGATGGGGGAGATGGCGACCCTGAACTGAGCGAGGATGATTTGGACGGGGGAGATGGTGACGCTGACCTGAGCGACGATGATTTGGACGGGGGAGTTGGCGACGCTGACCTGAGCGAGGATGACTCGGACGGGGGAGATGGCGACCCTGACCTGAGCGAGGATGATTTGGACGGGGGAGATGGCGACGCTGACCTGAGCGAGGATGACTCGGACGGGGGAGATGGCGATGCTGACCTGAGCGAGGATGACTCGGACGGGGGAGATGGCGACCCTGACCTGAGCGAGGATGACTCGGACGGGAGAGATGGCGACCCTGACCTGAGCGAGGATGACTTGGACGGGGAAGTTGGCGACGCTGACCTGAGCGAGGATGACTCGGACGGGGGAGATGGCGACCCTGACCTGAGCGAGGATGACTTGGACGGGGAAGTTGGCGACGCTGACCTGAGCGAGGATGACTCGGACGGGGGAGATGGCGACCCTGACCTGAGCGAGGATGACTTGGACGGGGAAGTTGGCGACGCTGACCTGAGCGAGGATGACTCGGACGGGGGAGATGGCGACCCTGACCTGAGCGAGGATGACTTGGACGGGGAAGTTGGCGACGCTGACCTGAGCGAGGATGACTCGGACGGGGGAGATGGCGACCCTGACCTGAGCGAGGATGACTTGGACGGGGGAGATGGCGACCCTGACCTGAGCGAGGATGACTCGGACGGGGGAGATGGCGACCCTGACCTGAGTGAGGATGACTCGGACGGGGGAGATGGCGACCCTGACCTGAGCGAGGATGACTTGGACGGGGGAGATGGCGACCCTGACCTGAGCGAGGATGACTCGGACGGGGGAGATGGCGACCCTGACCTGAGCGAGGATGACTCGGACGGGGGAGTTGGCGACCCTGACCTGAGCGAGGATTCTTCTCTGAGGGATGGGGGCTCTGATGGGGCTGAAGACTGTGACAAGTGAGGTGATAATTCTGACCTGTGGGATGGTGGCTCTAAACAGCTGATGGTTTGGAAACCTTCTGATATCAGATCAGCCGGCAAATACATTCCTGGCAACAAGAGCCTTTCCTGTTTGATGTTTTCCAGCTGTCCCTTCTCTTTTACCAGTGATTGCCTGGGAACAAGCTGCCTCCTCGAATGACAAGGTTACTGCTCAGGGATCACTCTCTTTGGGTGAAGGAAATCAATGTTCAGGGATCTTCGCTCCCTGGCTTGAGTAGGGTGCAAGGGGACGTTGGGGTTCTCTCTCTAGGCTCTTACTCTAAGCTCGTCACCCTAGTGTCTGAGCACTTTGATTCAGCTTTCAGGTCACTTTTTCTTGggatatattttctgtcttattaaatCTTTCCTGATGGGTTAGCCAGCCCCTGGCACTGATGTTCTCCACTCCTAGCGGTGTTCCAGGTTCAGGCCAGTTCTTCTCTGATACCTGTCCCATCGCATGGTGCACCCAGAGCCATTCCCTCCGGACACCTTCAGTCTGGGTCTGGGGCCAGTGTCTTCCTCCAGCAGCCGGAATGCCGAGCTGAAGGAAAACTCATTTACTCATAAATTCCCCTGCTGATGTGGCTCCCCCTGCCCCGAGGTCAGCCAGACCTTCTGGCTAAGAGCAATCATAGCCCTGGTTTGGGCAGCTTGGATGGGCCTCTGCTGCTCCATTCTCCTGGGGACGGTGTAGACTTGAGGTAACGTGTTGGAAACCATACGTATGACTCCGTTACCCAGCTGTGCACATAAAAACTGAGCTCCATTCCTGGCAGGCTACTGAGAAAGGATTGTGGAGCGAGCAAACGGGCTGTTTACACTTGGCGCCCAAATCCAGGGTTAACAGTGTGTAATCAGCTCTGCCATGTGTAACTGTTTGGCTTGGGTAAGACATTGTCTATCTGTGTGTAGGTTTCCCCAGGGGTAGAATGGGGGGGGACCTACCTCCTGGGGACTCTGAGGACTCACCAGTACAGCACTTAGTAAATGTGTACATGTAACTCTTAGAATGTAGGGGAAGAAATTGTGTGTAGGGTTGTAGGGGCTGATTCTCCACAAGTCTCCAGCCCAGTGCTGGGCGCAGTCGTATGATTTCCATGAACAAGTGTTGAGGATACACCTTCAAGCTGTGTATTTGGCAACTGGGTGTTCAAATGGCCACCCGTGCGGCTAATCTGCACATTGCATGGACAGACATCGTAATGGTGCCTGCAGATTAGAGACACAATTGTGCAGGTGCTCGGCCAGTGTCCTTGGGGAGTTAGGCCGTACGTATGTTCTACATCAGGGAACACAAAGGGCCCGGCTTtgtaaaaacccttcttgttttcaCCGTTCTCTTCCTTGGAGTAAAAAGTCCCCTCCCCGTAACACTGTTGTTAACGGAGCTGTGTGTTTATCTCTGCTGCTTTGCCCACCATTCTGCGTGTAGCTGGGTGTCCGAGCCACCTTCCTGTCTGGTTGATGCAGCGTGTGTTCTCTGCCACGTGACGTGCGCTGGGAGGTAGCTTGGTCTCTTTCTTTTAGAAATGAAAACCTCTCTTCAATAAATGTGGATATTAAAAATAACCCCTGCCGGGATATTGCTGTGAATGTCTGTCTGTGGTTTCATAAGCCTGTGTCCCTGGCCTGTGCTCTCCCCTTGCCCTCCCAGACAGGAGCTTCTCTTCTCTATTGGGCCTAATTTCAGGGTACCATGAGACGCCCTTTCCACTAGTTCCTCAGCCAGTGGCCAGGAACACAGAGGAACACACTGATCCTGCACATGTTCAGAtgcttaacttcaatgggacttgtcacggagtccctgggcgatgctctggaactgctccccatgaagctaggcaggactctggggaagtctcctttctgtgagcagcctgtctggaggacacacagcttccaccttcctgggtctgacctcggagcattcagcatcctctgcgccctccgtgcgcttcccacagtgagtctgcccaggcagggtcctggggaagccagagggtcctgccccccaactccgcagtcagacgtgactctcagccagccagtaaaacagaggtttattagacgacaggaacacggtctaacacagagcttgtaggtgcagagaacaggacccctcagctgggtccatttcggggggcagtgagccagacaaccccatctgcacttcacttctcctccccagccagccccaaactgaaactctgtCCAGCCCCTACTCCCCTgcgctttgtccctttccccggccaggaggtcactggattcctttgttctccaaccctttagctctcaccttgcaggggggaagggcccaggcctgccaggaaacagggtgtcggccattttCTGTGTCCAGACcactgcacacccctgccctctagggctctgcaaggatcatacacccttatcccaccacctagatatttaagaactgcctaggggaaactcaggcacccccacactattcagaggaaagattaagaacagtcccacttcatcacactagTCATGGGCCAAAAGCCAAACACAGAGGTATTTGCAGGAGTGGGGCCAAAATTAGTCCCTGAAGTACAATTTCTAGTGGCAAATTAGATCTGCACTAATATgaaccctcaccccttcctgtgcCCAGCACATTCTATCCCCCGAGCCCAGTCAGGGCACCCCCCGACGCGTGAAAGGCCAAAGGCCAAAGCAAAatgccagaggaggaggaggggaagatggcagtgTTAGGGTTAAGACACCTGACCAGGGTGCGAGTGTAGATGGGAGCCACAGAACCTTGTCTTTCTGCCACTGCTTTCGTGTGCCAGGACTCATCTGCCAGGGATTCTACTTGTTTGGTGGTTTGAGTGCCCCAAGGCATGTGAGCGTTCCGAGACCCCTGGGGAGCCTGCCCGCCGGACCCAGCCCTCCCCAGGGTTTCATTAAAACAGCCACACAGAGGCAGCCAAATAAAGGTGGGAAAGGTGGGAGATCCAGACCTCCCCCAGAAGCAGCCGCTTCACAAAGCGCCTCAGACCGAGCAGGCAGTGGGACACGTTCCCAGAGCTGCTTGTACACAAATATGCAAGTGCATTTGGGAGCCCAGTGCACATGACTGTGTGTGTAAATGGGTGACTTGCACTAGGCAACCGGGTGTGCAGCTGCACAGGCCAAATTAGGCACAAAACCTGCACAATTGTGAAAACCCGGGCACTAGTGTAAAGATTGGTCTGCTCCATGTGGCTGCTCCCAGAGCTCCCCAGGCACATCCCAGAGCTTGTCTGTGCTTACTGGGAAAGTTTCCCACCAGGCAACTCAGCATCTCTCAGCCTCTGGATTGCAGCCCTGAACAGAAGCAGCTGCCTTGGATCCAGTTTGACAGGcccagaggggtggggtgggtggtggggacTGCTCAGGCTGGGAGAGGCCTGACCTGGAGAACGGAAGCAGAGGCCGaggtgctgggatgtcaggaaaTGTttactgaggaagagaagaaatccCAGGAAGCCACGACCTGTTCTCCTGGCAAGAGCACCGGGGATGGGGGAGAGTCCCTGGGGGTCGGGGCTTTGTCTTCCTGCTAGTCCGATCTTTGGCAATTGACCCCAGTGCGGCTGAGGCAGCTCGTCCCCTGAGGAGTCTGGGTCCTGGCAGATGGGAGTTAGGGAGACCCTGGGAAATAGGACAAAGCCGTCAGAGCCCTTGTACCATGGCACTGTGAGGCACCTCCCCCACTCCTTAACCAGTCCTGCCTTGAAGACGGTTTAAATTCCAGCCCGGCTCAGCACTGGGGACTCAGAGCTGACCCTCAGCAGAACATGGCATCAGGGTGCATTGACCCCGGGTGCCTTACACACCCAGCAGGTATATTTCCATTTCCTTGGCTAGTCACTCGCACGGCTAGAGCTGCAGGCAGAAAGGAACTGAGACTCTTCCAGctctggagggtgggggcaggtgggaggaCAGGACGGGATGGGCTCCCTTCAGTCTGCAGCTATGGGACGGTGAGAGATGGGCCATGTATACAgtgtgtgatgctgtatggactAGCCGTGACCATTTATAATGTTCTTGATACCAGTGTTACAAAATTGCAATGAATTGTACAAGATATGCCCTGTAAGGTATtagtggaaaagttatgattggCTAAATATGATAATCATGTTTATATGTATGGATCCTAtttgtattgtgagttataaatatgtgtggtatatttgtatttcaaacttgtgctgtgtttctgggtgacacccccagacagattggcatcagcactatcCAGCCAGCTACAC
Coding sequences within it:
- the LOC142068776 gene encoding uncharacterized protein LOC142068776 codes for the protein MKSRGLFLLLGLFTLWTALQGAPTQRIPGTASPLHGDDPGKHISEEDKLKEKLVLGATKPVSGPEPESTGKPVSVLKPGSDEKPVSGGEDDEDDLDGGDGDPDLSEDDLDGGDGDPDLSEDDSDGGDGDADLSEDDLDGGVGDADLSEDDSDGGDGDPELSEDDLDGGDGDADLSDDDLDGGVGDADLSEDDSDGGDGDPDLSEDDLDGGDGDADLSEDDSDGGDGDADLSEDDSDGGDGDPDLSEDDSDGRDGDPDLSEDDLDGEVGDADLSEDDSDGGDGDPDLSEDDLDGEVGDADLSEDDSDGGDGDPDLSEDDLDGEVGDADLSEDDSDGGDGDPDLSEDDLDGEVGDADLSEDDSDGGDGDPDLSEDDLDGGDGDPDLSEDDSDGGDGDPDLSEDDSDGGDGDPDLSEDDLDGGDGDPDLSEDDSDGGDGDPDLSEDDSDGGVGDPDLSEDSSLRDGGSDGAEDCDK